In Mariluticola halotolerans, one DNA window encodes the following:
- the serA gene encoding phosphoglycerate dehydrogenase, translated as MPKVLVSDKLSPTAVQIFKDNGVEVDYLPDLGKDKDKLIEVIGQYDGLAIRSATKVTEKVLEAATNLKVIGRAGIGVDNVDIPAATARGVIVMNTPFGNSITTAEHAISLMLALARQIPEADASTRASKWEKSRFMGVEVTNKTLGLIGCGNIGSIVADRAQGLRMKVIAFDPFLTPERALDLGVEKVELDELLARADFITLHTPLIDATRNILDAKALAKTKKGVRIVNCARGGLVDEAALKDALESGQVAGAALDVFMEEPAKDNPLFDVPNVICTPHLGASTTEAQENVALQVAEQISAYLMTGEITNALNFPSISAEEAPKLTPFVKLAEMLGSFAGQLTETAINGIRIEYEGEVADLNTKPMTAAAITGVLKPLLGDVNMVSAPVLAKDRGIQVETVNREQQGAYENYIRLTVMTERQERSVAGTVFAGGKPRIIQVKGINLEAEVTQHMLYITNEDKPGFIGRLGTLLGELKANIANFNLGRLDQGSDAIALISIDSELSDGELKQVAGLEGVKQVKGLTF; from the coding sequence ATGCCCAAGGTTCTCGTATCAGACAAACTCAGCCCGACCGCCGTACAGATCTTCAAGGATAATGGCGTCGAGGTGGATTACCTTCCCGATCTCGGCAAGGACAAGGACAAGCTGATCGAAGTTATCGGTCAGTATGATGGTCTGGCGATTCGTTCGGCCACCAAGGTCACCGAAAAGGTGCTGGAAGCGGCGACCAATCTCAAGGTGATCGGCCGTGCCGGTATTGGTGTCGACAATGTCGATATTCCGGCGGCAACGGCGCGTGGCGTGATCGTTATGAACACCCCGTTCGGCAATTCCATTACCACTGCCGAGCATGCGATTTCGCTGATGCTGGCGCTGGCCCGGCAAATTCCGGAAGCCGATGCCTCGACCCGTGCCTCGAAATGGGAAAAATCGCGCTTCATGGGCGTTGAAGTGACCAACAAGACTTTGGGTCTGATCGGTTGCGGCAATATCGGCTCCATCGTTGCCGACCGCGCCCAGGGCCTTCGGATGAAGGTTATTGCTTTTGATCCGTTCCTGACGCCGGAGCGGGCGCTGGATCTCGGGGTGGAAAAGGTTGAACTCGACGAATTGCTGGCCCGGGCTGATTTCATCACCCTGCACACGCCGCTGATCGATGCGACCCGCAATATTCTTGATGCCAAGGCTTTGGCCAAGACCAAGAAGGGCGTGCGTATTGTCAATTGCGCCCGTGGCGGACTGGTTGATGAAGCGGCCCTCAAGGATGCTCTGGAAAGCGGCCAGGTTGCCGGGGCGGCGCTTGACGTGTTCATGGAAGAACCGGCCAAGGACAATCCGCTGTTTGATGTCCCCAATGTGATCTGCACACCGCATCTTGGTGCCTCGACAACTGAGGCGCAGGAAAATGTGGCTTTGCAGGTGGCCGAGCAGATCTCCGCTTATTTGATGACCGGCGAGATCACCAATGCGCTCAACTTCCCCTCGATTTCGGCCGAAGAAGCCCCGAAGCTGACCCCGTTCGTCAAACTGGCCGAAATGCTCGGCTCGTTTGCGGGGCAGCTCACCGAGACTGCAATCAATGGTATTCGCATTGAATATGAGGGCGAGGTTGCCGACCTCAATACCAAGCCGATGACAGCGGCGGCCATTACCGGTGTGCTGAAGCCGCTCCTCGGTGACGTGAATATGGTTTCTGCGCCGGTTCTGGCCAAGGACCGTGGTATTCAGGTTGAGACGGTCAATCGTGAACAGCAGGGTGCCTATGAGAACTACATCCGGCTGACTGTGATGACCGAGCGGCAGGAGCGCAGTGTGGCCGGTACCGTATTCGCAGGTGGCAAGCCGCGGATCATTCAGGTCAAGGGGATTAACCTGGAAGCCGAGGTGACCCAGCACATGCTCTACATCACCAACGAAGACAAGCCCGGCTTTATCGGTCGGTTGGGGACTTTGTTGGGTGAGCTGAAGGCAAATATCGCCAATTTCAACCTTGGCCGTCTCGATCAGGGGAGCGATGCGATTGCCTTGATCTCCATCGATAGTGAATTGAGTGATGGTGAGTTGAAGCAGGTTGCCGGGCTGGAAGGCGTCAAGCAGGTCAAAGGCCTGACCTTCTAA
- a CDS encoding outer membrane protein, which yields MRKLKAVVMLAVAALLAAPAYAADYPQYPPIDIPDLPPVDYGLAGSFYLRGSVGGNGWWAKDAVYCNCAVTTFDTPGYGYSLGVGVGYETGDGLRADVTIDYLSNGGLTTANGYKVNLRSGLALANIYYDIPLDGGYSAEGGFGLYVGAGLGVAKNYSEVMNGSSQYAWGHSLEGAAALMAGVSYDMGNMVADFGYRGIYMNKVMSQPANLGNAYLISDNFIHEVRGTMRYRFN from the coding sequence ATGCGCAAGCTGAAAGCAGTGGTCATGTTGGCCGTAGCCGCCCTGCTGGCTGCCCCGGCCTATGCCGCCGACTACCCCCAATATCCGCCGATCGATATTCCCGATCTTCCCCCGGTTGATTATGGACTTGCTGGTTCATTCTACTTGCGCGGCAGCGTGGGCGGAAATGGCTGGTGGGCCAAGGACGCTGTTTATTGTAACTGTGCGGTCACGACCTTCGACACGCCGGGTTATGGTTACAGTTTGGGTGTCGGTGTCGGTTATGAAACCGGTGATGGCCTGCGCGCAGACGTCACGATCGATTATCTGAGCAATGGCGGGCTAACCACCGCGAACGGTTACAAAGTCAACCTGCGTTCGGGTCTCGCCCTTGCCAATATCTATTACGATATTCCGCTTGATGGCGGCTATTCTGCTGAAGGTGGTTTCGGCCTTTATGTCGGTGCCGGTCTCGGTGTTGCCAAGAATTATTCCGAAGTCATGAACGGCAGTTCCCAATACGCATGGGGTCATTCGCTTGAGGGTGCAGCGGCTCTCATGGCCGGTGTTTCCTATGATATGGGCAATATGGTCGCCGATTTCGGCTATCGTGGCATCTACATGAACAAGGTCATGAGCCAGCCTGCAAATCTGGGCAATGCCTACCTGATCAGCGACAACTTCATTCATGAAGTGCGCGGCACGATGCGTTACCGCTTCAACTAG
- a CDS encoding thiamine ABC transporter ATP-binding protein, producing the protein MLRIDQLGFTYPGYAPYLFDLSVAPGEIAAVTGASGSGKSTLLDLIAGFLRPTGGSVLIDDTDITALPPEQRPVSILFQADNLFDHLSVAANLALGLPKALPKSERETRITSALADVGLEGLGPRRAANLSGGQKQRVALARTLLRDRPILLLDEPFSGLDPETAIAMRQLVRDLTKARQWHVIIVSHDETDVKTLASTHFALNEGTLSPLTLG; encoded by the coding sequence ATGCTCAGGATTGATCAACTCGGCTTCACCTATCCCGGTTACGCGCCCTATCTGTTCGATCTGAGCGTCGCCCCCGGCGAAATTGCCGCCGTGACCGGTGCCAGCGGCTCGGGCAAATCAACCCTGCTCGATCTGATCGCCGGGTTCCTTCGCCCAACCGGCGGCAGCGTCCTGATTGATGACACAGACATCACCGCCCTGCCGCCCGAACAGCGTCCGGTCTCAATCCTCTTTCAGGCCGACAATCTGTTTGATCATTTAAGCGTCGCTGCCAATCTCGCCCTCGGCCTGCCCAAGGCCCTGCCCAAAAGCGAGCGCGAGACCCGCATCACCTCAGCCCTTGCCGATGTCGGTCTTGAAGGCCTCGGCCCCCGCCGCGCCGCCAATCTCTCCGGCGGCCAAAAACAGCGCGTCGCCCTCGCCCGCACTCTGTTGCGCGACCGGCCAATCCTCTTGCTCGATGAACCCTTTTCCGGCCTCGACCCGGAAACCGCGATCGCCATGCGCCAGCTGGTGCGCGATCTCACCAAAGCCCGCCAATGGCATGTCATCATCGTCAGTCATGACGAAACCGACGTCAAAACCCTCGCCAGCACCCATTTCGCCCTTAACGAAGGCACACTTTCACCCCTGACACTGGGCTGA
- a CDS encoding DMT family transporter produces MLGQIADKSTNPYSTSARMTKIPPINLPDSENPASLISHPYLLLVFAPLFWGANIVAGKLAVGHVDPYLLLVGRWLGATLIVLTIGVPHLRRDWPKIRPALPMLSLYGVLGFATFNILMYNSAYFTAAVNASIEQAAIPVVVLLANFLIFRVRAKALQIAGLVLTIIGVVWVATRGEPLRILALDVNIGDGMVLLACLLYAAYSLMLKYRPDIHWLSFILVTAAAALLASLVFVLLIGGGFENLVQEIPQTTLRGWGCILYVMIFPSIVAQLCYARGVELVGPNRASIFINLLPVFGTILSVIIIGESFEAYHVIASILVIAGIVLAEYAVLRRPR; encoded by the coding sequence GTGCTGGGGCAAATTGCTGATAAGTCCACGAACCCATACAGCACAAGTGCAAGAATGACAAAGATTCCACCAATCAACCTGCCTGATAGCGAAAATCCCGCATCGCTTATCTCACATCCGTACCTTTTGTTGGTATTCGCTCCCCTGTTCTGGGGTGCTAATATTGTCGCCGGAAAACTGGCAGTCGGTCACGTTGACCCATATCTCCTGCTGGTAGGCCGCTGGCTTGGCGCAACATTGATTGTCCTTACAATCGGTGTGCCACATCTGCGGCGCGACTGGCCTAAAATCCGGCCGGCCCTGCCCATGCTTTCGCTATACGGCGTTCTCGGCTTCGCGACCTTCAATATTCTGATGTACAACTCCGCCTACTTTACGGCAGCGGTCAATGCATCAATTGAACAAGCAGCGATTCCCGTCGTCGTCTTGCTGGCCAATTTCCTGATTTTCCGTGTTCGCGCAAAGGCGCTGCAGATTGCCGGCCTGGTCCTCACCATTATCGGCGTCGTATGGGTTGCCACCCGCGGCGAACCACTGCGCATTCTGGCCCTGGATGTGAATATCGGAGACGGCATGGTGCTTTTGGCGTGCCTGCTCTATGCCGCCTATTCGCTTATGTTGAAATATCGCCCGGATATCCACTGGCTCAGCTTCATTCTGGTGACTGCGGCCGCCGCCCTTCTTGCATCATTGGTTTTTGTTCTGCTGATTGGGGGAGGATTTGAAAATCTGGTCCAGGAAATCCCGCAAACGACGCTTCGGGGCTGGGGCTGCATACTCTATGTGATGATCTTCCCCTCAATCGTCGCCCAGCTCTGTTATGCACGCGGCGTTGAGCTTGTTGGCCCCAACCGCGCTTCCATCTTCATCAACCTCTTGCCGGTTTTTGGCACAATTCTGTCTGTTATTATCATTGGTGAAAGCTTCGAGGCCTACCACGTCATCGCTTCCATACTTGTTATTGCCGGAATCGTACTGGCAGAATACGCCGTGTTGCGACGGCCCCGCTGA
- the thiB gene encoding thiamine ABC transporter substrate binding subunit, whose protein sequence is MSSPIRLALAAFIGLLALPAFAQSPTLTIYTYDDFAAEWGPAPGLKSGFEATCGCTVNFVGVDSSIGALRRAQLEGDSTKADIILGLDTSIAEEARQTGLFADHGVDTSALNVPGDWQAADFVPFDYAYFAFVYNKETLPNPPTSFEELIAADADLKIALQDPRSSTPCLGLVLWIKAAYGDRAAEIWEGLAPHILTVAKSWSDAYALLLSGEADMALSYTTSPAYHMIAEEDDRYLAAPFSEGYYLQVEVAGILKSSENQDLARDFLAYLITPEAQGIIPTTNWVYPIADLPDGLPAAFDTLIKPEPVLLLDDKLVDEKSNEWIAEMFEAIQ, encoded by the coding sequence ATGTCGTCACCCATCCGCTTGGCGCTCGCGGCTTTTATTGGCCTTCTGGCCCTGCCCGCTTTTGCCCAAAGCCCAACCCTCACCATCTACACCTATGATGATTTTGCCGCCGAATGGGGCCCGGCCCCCGGCCTGAAATCCGGCTTCGAAGCCACTTGCGGCTGCACGGTCAATTTCGTTGGTGTCGATAGTTCCATCGGTGCCCTGCGCCGCGCCCAGCTTGAAGGCGACAGCACCAAGGCCGATATCATTCTTGGCCTCGACACCTCCATCGCCGAGGAAGCGCGCCAGACCGGCCTCTTTGCCGATCATGGGGTCGATACCAGCGCCCTCAACGTCCCCGGCGACTGGCAGGCGGCAGATTTCGTGCCCTTCGATTATGCCTATTTCGCCTTTGTCTATAACAAGGAAACCCTGCCCAATCCCCCCACCTCTTTTGAAGAGCTGATCGCCGCCGACGCGGATTTGAAAATCGCGCTGCAGGACCCGCGTTCCTCCACCCCCTGTCTCGGCCTGGTGCTGTGGATCAAGGCCGCCTATGGCGACCGCGCGGCAGAAATCTGGGAAGGTCTGGCCCCGCATATCCTCACCGTCGCCAAATCTTGGTCAGATGCCTATGCGCTGCTTTTGTCCGGCGAGGCCGACATGGCTTTGAGCTACACCACCTCCCCGGCCTATCATATGATCGCCGAAGAGGATGACCGCTATCTCGCCGCCCCCTTCTCCGAGGGCTATTACCTTCAGGTCGAAGTGGCCGGCATTCTCAAATCATCGGAAAATCAGGACCTCGCCCGCGATTTTCTCGCCTACCTGATCACGCCCGAGGCACAAGGCATCATCCCCACCACCAATTGGGTTTACCCGATTGCCGATCTGCCCGATGGCCTGCCCGCAGCCTTTGACACGCTGATCAAGCCGGAGCCGGTTCTCCTGCTCGACGACAAACTGGTCGACGAAAAATCCAATGAGTGGATTGCCGAAATGTTCGAGGCGATCCAGTAA
- a CDS encoding sulfite exporter TauE/SafE family protein, with protein MDMFLLLALGTFLLAGTVKGTVGMGLPITAIGILSQFTDPRFAVTISVLPIVASNAWQVFRSGDVIAAIKRYWRFALCLAVVLLGTSLVATRVPTELIATALGFIIVLFALTSLAFTPPFLPEKYDRIGQIIGGTFSGIFGGLTAIWAPPMVIYFLARRLDKDEFVRASGVLFLAGSLPLLVGYFFNGLLDTETTKLSALLIIPSLLGFTFGELLRRKLNTERFRTVVLIVFLVMGLNLLRRSLF; from the coding sequence ATGGATATGTTCCTGCTTTTGGCCCTTGGTACATTCCTGCTGGCCGGAACAGTAAAAGGCACCGTGGGCATGGGGCTGCCGATCACGGCTATCGGCATTCTTTCGCAATTCACCGATCCCCGGTTTGCCGTTACCATTTCCGTGTTGCCGATCGTGGCCAGCAACGCATGGCAGGTATTTCGCTCCGGTGACGTGATTGCGGCCATCAAACGCTATTGGCGCTTCGCCCTCTGTCTGGCTGTCGTTCTTCTGGGAACATCGCTCGTCGCCACACGTGTCCCCACCGAACTCATCGCAACGGCCCTGGGGTTCATCATAGTCCTATTCGCACTGACCAGCCTTGCCTTCACGCCCCCTTTCCTTCCAGAAAAATACGATCGAATCGGTCAAATCATAGGCGGCACCTTCTCCGGTATTTTTGGCGGACTGACAGCCATTTGGGCTCCCCCGATGGTGATATACTTTCTGGCCCGACGACTTGATAAGGATGAGTTCGTCCGTGCTTCAGGCGTGCTGTTTCTTGCCGGCAGCCTGCCACTTCTCGTGGGCTATTTCTTCAATGGTCTTCTGGACACCGAAACCACAAAGCTCTCGGCACTCCTGATAATACCCAGTCTTCTAGGATTCACGTTTGGTGAGTTATTGCGCCGCAAGCTCAACACCGAGCGCTTTCGCACAGTCGTGCTGATTGTATTCCTTGTGATGGGGCTTAACTTGTTGCGCCGCAGCCTGTTCTAG
- a CDS encoding SlyX family protein, producing the protein MTDTKAMLERLEKLEMRQAFQEHTIEELNSTITDQWKLIDSLKRELARLTDQVREVESNVDQAGQKEPPPPHY; encoded by the coding sequence ATGACCGACACCAAAGCAATGCTGGAACGCCTTGAGAAGCTGGAAATGCGCCAGGCATTTCAGGAACACACGATTGAGGAACTGAATTCCACGATTACAGACCAGTGGAAGCTGATTGATAGCCTGAAGCGTGAATTGGCCCGACTGACCGATCAGGTGCGTGAAGTTGAGAGCAATGTAGATCAGGCTGGGCAAAAGGAACCGCCCCCGCCGCATTACTGA
- a CDS encoding winged helix-turn-helix domain-containing protein, with protein MPTARRSSAPPSLPLAEARAIWLHAQRLTEKEPFGTGPDAVQKAVAHLGYVQIDTINVIERCHHHILQTRIPAYRRTDLHAAQTDAKTVFEYWTHALSYIAIEDFPFFIGAMKQHRKQPTGWAANVAPRDLRKVLRRIKDDGPLAISDIKDDKLVEKDHPWASKKPSKHALQAAFYNGQVVIARRDGMLKTYELTERHFGWDKAPKPATPAQINHYLIDRALRAQGIISLQSVCYLNAKAKPGIAKAIEQRVRAKDLVEVSIEGPARDTYWTRPQTLETPTMPATLAHILSPFDPLVIQRARAKAFFGYEHLFEAYLPKEKRKLGYFTLPVLIGDKIVAALDLKTDRQNNELLIQAWHWIHPGDIGHKAVIEAALGRFERFQLGN; from the coding sequence ATGCCAACCGCACGCCGATCATCCGCTCCGCCATCCCTGCCTTTGGCTGAAGCGCGCGCGATTTGGTTGCACGCGCAACGCCTGACGGAAAAAGAGCCATTTGGCACCGGACCAGATGCCGTTCAGAAGGCTGTCGCCCATCTTGGCTATGTGCAGATTGATACCATCAACGTCATCGAACGTTGCCACCATCATATTTTGCAAACCCGCATCCCCGCCTATCGCCGCACTGATCTGCATGCCGCGCAAACAGACGCGAAAACGGTTTTTGAGTACTGGACCCATGCCCTCAGTTACATCGCGATCGAAGACTTCCCGTTCTTCATTGGCGCTATGAAGCAACATCGCAAGCAGCCTACGGGCTGGGCGGCAAACGTTGCGCCCCGGGATTTGCGCAAGGTGCTGCGGCGCATAAAGGACGATGGTCCACTCGCCATTTCAGATATCAAGGATGACAAGCTGGTGGAAAAAGACCACCCCTGGGCATCCAAAAAACCATCCAAACATGCATTGCAGGCCGCGTTTTACAACGGACAAGTGGTCATTGCACGCCGGGATGGCATGCTCAAAACCTATGAACTGACCGAGCGACATTTTGGTTGGGACAAGGCACCAAAGCCCGCAACACCCGCACAGATAAACCACTATCTTATCGACCGCGCCCTGCGCGCCCAGGGCATCATCAGCCTGCAATCGGTCTGTTATCTGAACGCCAAAGCCAAACCCGGCATTGCCAAAGCCATTGAACAACGCGTCCGTGCCAAGGACCTGGTTGAAGTCAGCATAGAAGGGCCCGCGCGCGACACTTACTGGACCCGGCCACAAACGCTGGAAACGCCAACAATGCCAGCAACGCTGGCGCACATCCTGTCGCCGTTTGACCCGCTTGTTATTCAACGCGCCCGCGCCAAGGCATTCTTTGGTTATGAGCACCTGTTTGAAGCCTATCTGCCCAAGGAAAAGCGCAAGCTGGGCTATTTCACACTGCCGGTGCTCATTGGTGACAAAATAGTTGCAGCACTCGACCTCAAAACCGACCGGCAAAACAATGAATTGCTGATCCAGGCCTGGCACTGGATCCACCCGGGCGATATCGGGCACAAGGCAGTCATTGAGGCGGCTCTCGGGCGCTTCGAGCGCTTTCAACTAGGAAACTAG
- a CDS encoding adenylosuccinate synthase has translation MANVVVVGSQWGDEGKGKIVDWLSERADVVVRYQGGHNAGHTLVIDGVSYKLALLPSGLVRGGKLSVIGNGVVVDPHHFVAEVDKLRGQGVEITPENLRIAENAPLILSLHRELDAIREGSNTGLRIGTTKRGIGPAYEDKVGRRAIRVVDLADTDTLMPKIERLLSHHNALRRGMGLEEISADAMFEELTSVAADILPFVDQVWRLLDEKRRAGARILFEGAQGALLDNDHGTYPFVTSSNTVAGQAAAGSGMGPGAVDYVLGITKAYTTRVGEGPFPTELDDEIGEYLGVTGKEWGVNTGRKRRCGWFDAVIVRQTVKTSGINGIALTKLDVLDGLKEIKICVGYELDGQKIDYLPASMGAQAGVKPIYETLEGWSETTAGARSWAELPAQAVKYVRYIEELIGAPVAMLSTSPERLDTILVHDPFQD, from the coding sequence ATGGCGAATGTGGTTGTTGTCGGCTCGCAGTGGGGCGATGAAGGCAAAGGTAAAATTGTCGACTGGCTGAGTGAACGCGCCGATGTGGTGGTGCGCTATCAGGGTGGGCACAATGCCGGCCATACGCTGGTTATCGACGGGGTGAGTTACAAGCTGGCGCTGCTGCCATCCGGGCTTGTGCGTGGGGGCAAATTGTCTGTGATCGGTAATGGCGTGGTGGTTGATCCCCACCATTTCGTGGCCGAAGTCGACAAATTGCGGGGTCAAGGCGTGGAAATTACCCCTGAGAATTTGCGCATTGCGGAAAATGCGCCACTTATTCTCAGCCTGCACCGTGAACTGGATGCCATTCGCGAAGGGTCAAATACGGGTTTGCGAATCGGTACGACCAAGCGGGGTATCGGGCCAGCCTATGAAGACAAGGTTGGCCGTCGGGCCATTCGTGTTGTGGATCTGGCCGACACAGATACACTGATGCCGAAGATCGAGCGTCTTTTGAGCCATCACAATGCGCTGCGGCGTGGCATGGGACTGGAAGAAATCAGTGCCGATGCCATGTTTGAGGAACTGACTTCGGTTGCCGCCGACATTTTGCCGTTTGTGGACCAGGTCTGGCGTCTGCTGGATGAAAAACGCCGTGCCGGTGCGCGTATTCTTTTCGAGGGCGCACAGGGCGCGCTACTGGACAATGATCACGGAACCTATCCTTTTGTGACCTCGTCAAACACTGTTGCGGGGCAGGCTGCTGCTGGTTCCGGTATGGGGCCGGGAGCTGTTGATTATGTCCTGGGTATTACCAAAGCCTATACGACGCGGGTTGGCGAAGGGCCGTTTCCCACCGAACTTGATGATGAGATTGGTGAATATCTTGGCGTCACCGGCAAAGAGTGGGGCGTGAACACCGGGCGCAAGCGCCGTTGCGGCTGGTTTGACGCTGTGATCGTGCGGCAGACAGTCAAAACATCGGGTATTAACGGCATCGCGCTGACCAAGCTTGATGTGCTTGACGGTCTTAAAGAAATTAAAATTTGTGTCGGTTATGAGCTAGATGGTCAAAAAATTGACTATTTGCCTGCTTCTATGGGAGCACAAGCTGGTGTCAAGCCGATCTATGAGACACTCGAGGGGTGGAGCGAGACAACTGCCGGCGCGCGGAGTTGGGCAGAATTGCCCGCTCAAGCGGTCAAATATGTCCGCTATATCGAGGAACTCATAGGTGCGCCGGTCGCCATGCTTTCCACAAGTCCTGAGCGGTTGGATACCATACTGGTGCACGACCCGTTCCAAGATTGA
- a CDS encoding thiamine diphosphokinase: protein MQEAIDPSSRPADLSFETTLVIVGGGAVDIALLQRLHAAGAAVVAADGGAETCLRGGIMPQAIIGDMDSLGDIAGWAKKTHIIEIAEQESTDFEKCLQATAAPVTLALGMTGKRLDHTLAALDALARHAADRWVIMVDEEDIALAVCGGFAFEVVPGTRVSVHPLQQVRFAGSTGLQYPLDGLVLAPGVRTGTSNMAETGPFSIETEPGETGAWLLIVGREHLDPLVDRLKGLAMDVTG, encoded by the coding sequence GTGCAAGAGGCCATTGACCCATCCAGCCGCCCGGCTGACTTAAGCTTTGAGACGACGCTGGTGATTGTTGGTGGCGGTGCCGTGGATATTGCGCTGTTGCAGCGGTTACACGCCGCCGGCGCGGCAGTGGTGGCGGCTGATGGCGGCGCTGAGACCTGTTTGCGGGGCGGGATTATGCCGCAGGCGATTATCGGGGACATGGACTCGCTTGGCGACATTGCGGGGTGGGCCAAAAAGACCCACATTATTGAAATCGCCGAGCAGGAAAGCACCGATTTTGAAAAATGCCTGCAAGCGACGGCAGCGCCGGTGACGCTGGCGCTGGGGATGACCGGCAAACGGCTTGACCATACCCTTGCGGCGCTGGATGCCCTGGCGCGGCATGCGGCGGACCGCTGGGTCATCATGGTGGATGAGGAAGATATTGCGCTGGCGGTGTGTGGCGGGTTTGCGTTTGAGGTTGTGCCCGGTACGCGGGTTTCGGTGCATCCCTTGCAACAAGTGCGTTTTGCCGGATCCACCGGCTTGCAATATCCGCTCGATGGACTGGTGCTGGCACCGGGGGTGCGCACGGGCACATCGAACATGGCGGAGACCGGGCCGTTTTCGATTGAGACAGAGCCGGGAGAAACCGGGGCCTGGCTGTTGATTGTGGGGCGGGAACATCTCGACCCGTTGGTCGACCGGCTCAAGGGACTGGCAATGGATGTAACCGGTTAG
- a CDS encoding phosphoserine transaminase, protein MTDMKVAAAALPDTRPANPNFSSGPCAKRPGWTPDVLVNALVGRSHRAKPAKARIQRAIELTRELLEVPDDYLIGIVPASDTGAVEMALWSMLGARGVDMLAWESFGSGWVTDVVKQLKLDDVRKLEAGYGALPDLSEVDFARDVVFTWNGTTSGVRVPNADWIPADREGLTICDATSAVFAQDLDFKKLDVVTFSWQKVLGGEAAHGILILSPRAVERLETFTPDRPLPKIFRLTKGGKLIADIFSGATINTVSMLCIEDAVDAMEWGLKVGGLKGLQARADANFKAISDWVAKTPWVDFLAKNPNERSNTSVCLVIADPVVMALADDEQAAFAKRMVSRLDKEGVAYDIGAYRDAPSGLRIWAGSTVETSDLAALTAWLDWAFASEKSAL, encoded by the coding sequence ATGACAGATATGAAAGTGGCTGCGGCTGCTCTTCCGGACACCCGTCCGGCCAATCCCAATTTTTCTTCAGGTCCTTGCGCCAAGCGTCCCGGCTGGACGCCTGATGTGCTGGTAAATGCGCTTGTGGGCCGTTCCCACCGCGCCAAGCCAGCCAAGGCCCGTATTCAACGCGCCATTGAATTGACGCGTGAATTGCTTGAAGTGCCCGATGACTATCTCATCGGCATTGTCCCCGCTTCCGATACCGGTGCTGTGGAAATGGCGCTGTGGTCCATGCTTGGTGCCCGTGGCGTCGACATGCTGGCCTGGGAAAGCTTTGGTTCCGGCTGGGTGACCGATGTGGTCAAACAGCTCAAGCTCGACGATGTGCGCAAGCTTGAAGCCGGTTATGGCGCTTTGCCTGATCTCAGTGAAGTCGATTTCGCCCGCGACGTGGTGTTCACCTGGAACGGCACGACCTCCGGTGTGCGCGTGCCGAATGCGGACTGGATCCCGGCGGACCGCGAAGGGCTGACCATATGCGATGCCACTTCGGCGGTATTTGCGCAGGACCTCGATTTCAAAAAGCTCGATGTTGTGACCTTCTCCTGGCAAAAAGTGCTGGGCGGGGAAGCAGCCCACGGCATTCTCATCCTGTCGCCGCGTGCGGTTGAACGGCTCGAAACCTTCACACCGGACCGGCCCTTGCCGAAGATTTTCCGGCTGACCAAGGGTGGCAAGCTGATTGCCGACATCTTCTCCGGCGCGACCATCAACACTGTTTCGATGCTTTGCATTGAAGACGCGGTGGATGCGATGGAATGGGGTCTGAAAGTTGGTGGTCTTAAAGGGCTGCAGGCCCGGGCCGATGCCAATTTCAAGGCGATCAGCGACTGGGTGGCAAAAACCCCTTGGGTCGATTTCCTGGCCAAGAACCCGAACGAGCGTTCCAATACGTCGGTGTGTCTTGTCATTGCCGATCCGGTTGTCATGGCACTAGCCGATGATGAGCAGGCAGCTTTTGCCAAACGGATGGTTTCCCGGCTCGACAAGGAAGGCGTCGCTTACGACATCGGCGCTTATCGCGACGCGCCCTCTGGTTTGCGTATCTGGGCCGGTTCCACCGTCGAGACTTCGGATCTTGCGGCGCTAACCGCGTGGCTCGACTGGGCCTTCGCCTCGGAAAAGTCCGCGCTTTAA